The Episyrphus balteatus chromosome 3, idEpiBalt1.1, whole genome shotgun sequence genome segment AGCTCCGTAAAAATTTGGGCAAGTTTATTCCAGAAGCGAAAAGCACAACAACATGTCCCtttgagaattaaattttttttcgatttttgttttatgagataaatactgtattatcttcccataaacatggtaaaattgtcttctttgagctcaatgcaaagagtgcttttgctaacaaagtttttgatgaaagaatggcatttccaaattcagactttttggagtcaatccgcgataaagtgaattcttcaaaatgcttcaatttttgtaagtgcatttttttcattttttgtccgtttttggtaaattttgaatagtgtatttatatttttgtgtttgtatatttggtaatttgtagtttcccgcgataaattcagttctccacagattttttaacagacacacagaaattatgacttgcaacagaagatgcactaatttcaatgttaagttccgccattttgcccaattttttacaaatcggggccttaacaagtctgtcagttgtatacgtgcttgaaacacgtaaaatgcattaccttaccttaccaaccttgaaaaagaacgtttgtcaaaatactttttccctcaaaaattagtactttttaaacaaaaaatgcagcctagaagcataataccaactatatgactgacattgaccatcatgagattcaccataatatacttaataaataaccgtcaacttccttattttatgtttaaccgttacagattattctcatcagttagaaagatgttcattttgtcaaaatactttttccgactgttGTACGTGCGTAGGTAGTTAAAAATACGTTAacctctataggttaaaaatagCAACTGTTGCCGTATTATCAATAAAGTTCTTTGTGaacaaaaaccatatttttgtttaaattttattaattaaattataccaaaagattttcaagataattaaaggaaaaaaaaatataatgggataaaaactgaatttttgtatggaaataattgattttctctaaGACTTTGACAAATAGAACCTTCAAACATgttctatttaattttcaataataaagaatgaagaaaaaaaaatttatattaaaatgttgaacttgaaaaaaaaaataagttaatttttttcaaaaacttcaactaaaaaaagttctttgaaaatacttactttttaagtttttttttattttttaattaagtttttttttacacttcattcaatttacagtaaaacccggataagtgcctctcgcttaagtgcctaacccgcataagtacctttgtttttttagaaccaaaattttaaggattttttcatagaaaattcatcttttaagtacctttcgcttaactgccttccccgcttaattgcctggcttttcaaatacttagaattgaatttacttgcaaaaaattcttttaagtacacatttgaaacaagtttgaactgtaagaaaaattttgtttcctaAACCGctctaaaatcaaaaattctactaaaggTGGAAATTAACTagttagctattttaaactttcaaagtaattttgttttgtgaagattacctatgtttttagtaatcaaacatgttttttttattattaaataaatatagagataagtgcctatgagcacttaagcgggttctggtaagtaccttacccgctttagtgcctatcTAAATAGGGGATTTAAGGTaaggtacttatccgggttttactgtacttcattttaattttacaaataagaataaaatgtatacttatttaaatattgtaggtgttgccgttgtgttcaattttttgtttttgcaaaaattgcaccaatcgcttaaacgatggaagattgtccgtcacttttatatatttttttcttaaattaactAGCCAATCTTTTGGtatcttttatttataaaatttaaacaaaatttttgaaaactaaatttgtttgttcacaaaaatcttcgtctaaatttaaaaaaacaataaagcaACAGCGGCAATTTTTAGCCTCTACAGGTTAAGGTATTTTTAATtcccgacgtttgaaaaaaagatcatcaaaatcggagctgttTTGCCGGTACCGGGTTCGCttatattgccatttttttagttttaatgtcAGCTTAGTGAAAACAGTTAGGAGCAAAAAAGTGACTGGAATCTATTTATCCTATTATTAGGCCGTGTGTAAAtggcgttaaatagttaacaccgtgtaaaatttttgacactattgaggtgaacaaaaaaatttcaaaaaaaaaaaatgtttaaatttttgtttgccttttttctacagctgaaaattttttattcacctcaatagtgtcaaaaattttacacggtgttaactatttaacgcaattcacacacggccttagagataaaatttttcaaaaatttgataggagataagaaaaaaataattgaaacttTTACATCACTCGATCACTGCTGTTCATTTTCTTGTCTCtccttattttattattattattatagtgAGTGTACTTCCGAAATATTGGGCCTTACAAATACTGAAATTTAAAgctcacttaaatatttaactgaattctacatattttatcataccaaaaaccaatttaatagtgAGATTAAAGGCTACGCTCggttaaattgaatatttcgaAACTCAACTATAACCCCGCCTATTAAGTTgaattttagtatgatatagaATTCAGTTTAATATTTAAGTGAgctttatatttgatttattggtACGGCCCATTatgttgcattcctccccttaaacATTTTCATTGTAAAACTCATGCTTCTAGAAATGCACATCAAATTACCCTTGAGCCCAATTTCGTAGGTAATACATACAGTAAAACCTGCTAATCGGGACACTCTATAATCGGACCACCTTCTATTCGAACCGCACTTAATGCTTTCCCTgctatttttcatataaatttccCTCTATAATCGGGACAACTGCTAATCGGACCATGGACCACCTTTCTAACATTCttttcttattgttttacctgtttaattggaccaaaagttaaaaatatgaaacatgTGTGTTCATTGTTCATGTACATAGGTATGCATTGCATTTTGTTTCCTGGTGTGCTAGCAGCGCCAATTTTGAAAAGCTCTCCGGTTACATCTGTTTTATGCGGGGATTCCTCAAAAtgtctaattttaattttcgtttcttcgcaaaggaaacaatttgacagtgcaatagagtttttaaagttgaatgtTTTGTTTCTcgatatttgttttcaaaaaggaaaAGAATGAGCAAAGTATTATAgtgaaattgatttgaaaaagaaaGTTAAAGTTAATAAGCCCTTTGAAATTTCTTGGTACCTATATTGGCAGTAATTTTTTACGTGGTTTACAAGTATGAATGAGAAAAATCTTTCTAAATGGACCGGTCCGATTAAAAAGGAACCTCTATAAGAGGACCACCTCCTAATCGGAAAACTTTTCTTCGGTCTCAAAGGTTGTCCAATTAAACAGGTTTTACTGTATATTCTTTCTTTCGTCGCACTATCCGAATATGGAATGCTTAACCCAGCTCAATTATTGTAaacatgttttctttttaaaacaaagcatctctggttaacaaaattaaacatttttttttgttgcagaaacaaaattatacttttctgaaggtttttgatgCGCTGAACTCcaatccgaagtaaaaaaaaaataatcagctcccgttagaaaatacagtacttcggaccttattcttttatattaggaaaattgtttaagcatatttagtaacggcttttataagaactattttccacctttttaaatctgtttaaatctttcccatatcttttttactgtccgagatatcctcagttgtttggtattattataaattttatatggtcattatctcctttatgatatatgaaaccaaacccacttacttcattttaagatatctcgggcaatacaaaagatattgaaaagatttaaacaggtattgaaagatggaaaacagttcttatagaaacagttactaaatatgctcaaacaatttgcattttctaacgggagctgattagttgtttttgactttggattcgagttcagcacaccgaacaccgaaaaccttcagaaaagtatatttttgtttcgtcaacaaaacccttgtaaaccagtgttattgaaagttgtttcttttgttataaaacatcaatgttaataattttaatttcttttttgctATAGCAACTGGACGAGGTTCGACAAGTTGGATCCTTCAAAAAGGGTACATTAATAACTGGAAATAATGTTGCCGAAGTAGTTGTAATCCTTAAAACATTGCCAACAAAAGAGGCTTGTGAAGCCTTGGCTAAAAAAGTTGAAGCTGAACtgaaaaatgcaatgaaaacaGAAGTTCTTACCAAAGCCGACCAGTTAACTACGACAATGCACGATCGTGGATTTAATATTGCTAATTGGCAAGCAAAAGTTTGCGTTTTAATTGCAACAATACCACAAAATATTCGTAAGCTCGAAGCAGATATTCATTTGGATCCCAAAGCCATGCAAGCCCATTTAGCTGCAATAAGGCATACAAGATGGTTTGAAGAAAATGCTCATCATTCTTCAATTAAAGTACTTATTCGTATATTAAAAGATCTAACCACTCGTTTTGACGCATTTTCTCCGCTTTCTCCATGGATGCTGGACTTAATTGCTCATCTTGCTATTATGAACAATCCAAGCAGACAAGCACTTCCTATTAATCTTGCATTTCGTCGCGTTTTCCAGCTTTTGTCAGCTGGGCTATTTCTTCCGGGTTCGGCTGGAATAACGGATCCCTGCGAACCAGGTCATATACGTGTGCACACAGCAATGACCTTAGAACAGCAAGATATGTGCTGTCTCACAGCACAAACATTGCTGCGAGTACTCGCACATGGAGGTTATAAACATATTTTAGGTTTGGAAGGGAACACAAGTATTGCAAGGGAAATGTCAGTGTGGGACGGAGTTGTTGTTTCACCATTGGAACATGTTTATGAAAAGCCTGTTGACAAAAAGGACGGCGAAGACGAGGATATGGAAGAAGTTGAAAATGCTGGAGTTGTCGAAGATGATACCATGGTAGAGTAACACACTGTCGAATTGTTTGCAACgaaaaacaatgcaaaatattaaaatacaaataaataaacaacagtcaaaaacttaaatgttatcacaaattgtatttttataagtAATTTATTACCAATCCCGGAAAACCTATCTCATCCCTTCGAAATTCTAGTTTTTAAGGGATTTTACTCGACAACAGATTGTTTCTCTCTCcgatttgtattgaatcttTATGAAGCCACACATGTGTCAGGCTAAGCATCTTCAAGTTTTATGTTGTATTCTTTTActgtctaaaaaaataaaaattaaaaaaaaaacacgaacattttttccaaatatgtacataattgCACATCTAGCTAGCTAGTTTTCCGTTGTTCTAAAGatcttttaagaaataaaaatctcCCACCTAGAACAAAATTTCGTTACAGAAAACTTTAACCACCAAAAATGGCAATGGGTCAAAAAAACATATCCAATGCCAAGCAACCCCCAGttcataaaaacagaaaaagtgACTGTAGCACTACAAAATACATTGTTAATAGATGCGTTTGGGTACTTCTTGATCTAAAATACAAAAGTCGGAATaattattttgacaaaatgaacatttctcGATTTGTTGAGAACAATCTGTAATGGCTAAATATAAAAGAGGCAAGTTGACAGATATTTAATTGATACGTTATGAATTATGATGAATCTCTTGATGGTCAAAGCTAGTCATATGGGTGTTGTATTACGCTTTGAAGCTGCATATGTTCCTTTGAGaattaatgtcgaattcctttcaattgaaaaatcgaattttcggcgatctcgaagcgaattttttctgaaaatcatgttccatagaaaaataattcgcctcaaacgaagcagaattcgaattttttttaatccctcttttttgaaatgaaagatttacacggatttgcacacacacttgcaacatttgacatttctcaaacgtcaagctgaaagttttcttcgtgttgtttgtttatttgagaacactaacttcaaataaagagtaaattttaattgaatatcgtatttttattgcgtaaaaatatattttttcctggcatagttcttgtgaaaaagtcaaattactgtgacttttcttctcgtaattgtcgtcaaaaaattttttctctgtaaaaccacagcatacggccaaaataataaccttctacttcatcttcactatatcttaataataactgcaatttccctttgattctgattaaaataaatctatattaccgaagaaaataaacaaaattattgatcaaaggaatctctggttttattttgcagaaattgttttggtttcagcttgacgttcgtgtaaaaattgttgtcaaatgacacacaaaaagaattcggtctgttttcatgttcctttttaacaccaaaaattcgatttttttgaggcgattcaataaattgaaaagaattcgacataaatttgtttttatgagGTGAGTAATAAACTTACGAGGATCTGTGTAtgaatcaatatttaaaacaaacgcAGCACTTTATACTGGTTTCTATCGGGATCATTTTCCTTGAACCAAAAATTAGTTCCTATTTTGATAGAGCGTAAGTTGGAAACATGTTTTGGTTCCAATTCCAACAAATAGCCGCTGGATATTTGGtttaacaaaatgaaaataatacaacttttgttcaaaattatttattttcacatTGGCTAACGGTTAtaatacaataataataaattaaaatatttgtatacaaattaatctttttgttcttttaagTATTGCAGGAACTCTGACGATAGCACCTGGCTGCATTGGTTAGCCGAAAGGCCAGTTGCGGTCGAATGGTGTTCACGTTTATAcgtagaaaaatatatatttttcgaaaGCCTATTCAAAGcatcattttgtttgtttatatgttCCATTTGTTCAGCTGTTGTTGATCTATCTGGTTGTTGTAGAATGGGAAGTAGAGACCTTAAGTGTTCCGCTATATctctgtaaaataaaataagtattatttctgtttttataTAAGTCAACTTATGCTGTTATGCCTTTTGCACACAGTTTTATCAAtcgaatttttaagaaatatctttacatatttttgtaggAAAATGAACGCTTTACAAAAAGGCCCTAAAAACTAACCTTTTAAAAGATATTGacaaaatcattcaaaattcGCAACAAATTCaacaattataataatcaaacgtgcAAGACATTACTGGAGGAAACagatttttatacaagaaaggTCTTCcatacttttttcattattataacCAATTCAATCAAATTACAGGCACGATAATAAGGAACTAAAACTTTCAAGGATTTTTATTGCAGAAATCGTtaaatgggttataaaaaaagattaaaccaCAGAGGAGATGGAAATTGAAGAAAGGGAGCCATTtgtggttttttcaatatatctctaAACAAagcaatgttttttaaaaatttgaaaaaaaaaaaaaatcaaaaaattccattttttgaggttttttattttttggttgtatcaaaaagattaaatttccttcaaaatgattgggttattcaattttttcattgaaaattatcttaagtatggccatttgaaccatatttttttgtatttttagttttactcaagaaaaaaaaaacatttgaggggTAAGTACCATAACTAAGGaacgaagaaataaaaatttaaaaaagtgtattaaaagaatttttacttCTTCagaattttctaattcactgaaaatacattattatcaaattagcaagatgtgttcttgtaggagcttaaatgttctacaataAAGGTTAGTGGTATTAAATCGATTAccttaaccgtttagaagatattcgtatccaaaccctaatgcccactgatttcaatagctTTTTTATGACTAGTATAAAAAAGTCTGACATTTAGTTGGGCTGAGCTTTAAACCATTCTTTGTACACCATATAGCAAGCCTATCAATCTcctattgaaaaaataattcaattcaattcaattttgtttttatttaacttgttatttacaattgacttaaaattaacttatgtctAAGATACACTCCGCTTTAACTGAATAAGcacgcaaagtggtttttctcatttcaaaaagttcaattttgatggattcataattgaagtcatcggggccatcaaagttgacctttttcaaatgaaaaaaaaccactttgcgtcactcatttttccagctcatatggagtctagaaaattctaaacgaatacctttttgttgcttgtttaaagttggtttcttttggacttttaatgggttaaaatgatccatgctgttaattactctgcggagtgttgaaaaacttgcagaaacaccagctttttgtttgatttttgccccagagtcaaatgaattggaggcagatctcaaaatttctcttCGATTAAttgctatttttgccgttttttactttaattcatatttttcctgtacgaacttttatttttgaggcacgaataggcaacacactaaaactccgacCAATTTcggtagctatagcagacccggtcagtacttgttccgttagcaaattaattttagctctgtcgacagtattcaaagcttttaatccactacttttttttttaattttaattaaatgacaaaatctcactgagaacatttcaacctttgatttggtatgccaaacacctcaaaactctcataaacaacgaagatattgaccttgaaagaccgtgtgtctattcagttgacgcaaaaaaaaactgcatttttccatatgggacgctttgtaagagaacacgaaaaaaaaatagcggttctttgagaattattctttctgatttggtttctcaacatcgcaagctaactgtaaacatcatcaaataaTACATGAAAGCttaatcttaggaaaaaatgaaaaaatacctttgaaaatttgtgtgcttattcagttgaagcggagtgtatttttgatagatacaaaattttgtaggcacagagggggcctaaccttatacaatgactaagttataaaataatcTCTTTCAAAGACTTGCCGCATTTGTAAATGTTCACATTATCggcaaaaataagaattttactCTAACGTAAACGTAACGGTACGTCATTGATGGCTTAAATGAAAAGTAGAGGTCCCAATTAACTTCCCTGCGGGACACTCTATTTTGCAATACAAGATTTCGAtctgaatttcatttgatattagTTTAAAAGTAAGAAGAAATCAAAGTaataaaacttatagaaaaagcgaacatttttaatttaaactttataaTATCATGAACGAGTTGATCAAAAGCTTTGGAGTAGTCTGTGTTAATAGTCGATTTCTTGTCTACATCTAATGCGAACTAACACTTTTGTAAAGGTACTATTTTATTTCAGGAAGTACGCAAACAGACcttatataatatttattttccagTTTAGTCGTGACAAGTGCTATTTCAAAAGTTGCGCATTTATACAAAGGTGTTATGGTTTCAGAggtttattttggttttgtgCCGTTTCATAAATGCTCTTATATTAATATAACAAGGAAAATAGTACTTACCGTCCTTGCTTATTTTTATCCAAAGGccatttttccaatattttcagAAATTGCCGGTATTGTGAAGACATTATATATAGAAAATTGTAATTCTCATGGATTAATATATTATTAGGTGTTATGTTatgattagatattttttttttgttaattattaaaTCTACGACATATGTCTTTATATAGATGAGGAATTACGAAGATACCAAACCTAGCTGTAAGATCATATAGTACGCAGTACAAATTCTATACTtgggccgtgtgtgaattgcgttaaattgggcttttaagccaaacgtcagtgtcgaagaaaaaaaaaaacttttgacatttcaattctgaggaaaagaGTGGCGTATGTTTTCCTCAGTATGCGTTGGTTTTCCTCAGAATTGCTTTGATTTAattggttggttttttcttgtacttcttTTATAAACAGTTATGATAGAAAGGAGAAAGACAaattgcttaaaagcccaatagctaacaccgtgtaaaatttttgacactattgaggtgaacaaaaaattttcagctgttaaaaatttattgggctctgggacctggttaaatttgagttaaattttttttgaaaatggttttgcttttttttttattatttatattattttttttttttattatatttttaagcctggtacgcagctcgcgctaaatcttagctcccatacaaattatcgaaaatttttagccgagataaaatggatcccatacaagttatcgataacttgtatgggaattttatcttggctaaaatttagcgcgagcagcgtaccaggctttatcatggcgaaaaaaggcaaaacaaattttaaacaataaatttatttttgaaatttttttgttcacctcaatagtgtcaaaaattttacacgatgttaactatttaacgcaattcacacacggccttgaTTTTACATAAAAACTCACTACATGAGACTTGCGGCAAATGAAAAGGAGTAATCAAAACAacgaaaagacaaaaaagaaagttttctttagggaaattccaaaaattttccttgtcttttaattttctaatttgacatttctcgGCAGGgaaaaggtaaacaaaaaacatatggTCACACACACTTACAACAAACACTGTATGTGTTGGTGTGAGGTGTGGTCGtcgacaaactataccaagactggaaactttcgtacgtcttacccctcaaaacccttttgtgtgttgtctgtgaatatatgtgaaagccaccacgttggtaaatgacgttaacacgctcaccatacacaaaaaatacgaacacaacgatagattgacgacattcaccacacctcgcatcTTGTAGGCAAACATCATTAGGCCgctcagtttccagtcttggtattttttgtttatgacactcacatttatagattcactacattcaccacacatccaacacgaacacaacgatagattgacgacattcaccaaacctcgcagcttgtaggaaAACGTCATGCGACCgctcagtttccagtcttggtatttatTGTTTAtgggtgtggtgaatgtcgtgaatctatcaTTGTGTACGTgttcgatgtgtggtgaatgtcgttaatctataaatgtgtgcgtggtATCGTaattcacatatattcacagacaacactgtccacaaaagggttttggggggtaagacgtacgaaagcttccagtcttggtatagtttgtcgatgaCCCCCACATTGAAGAACATGacagatacaaattttaaatttaataaaacacgggtttttaataaatttttgtataatagcctgttttcactagagctcaaatgagataatttcgcaaatgacGTCAGCTTTAATTTCATGacgtcaaattaaatttttttctatagaatttgacattcgaaatgcgATAATTTGcttaattatctcatttgggctctagtgaaaacaggctttTAGTATGAATCCGCTTTCCAGTGTTTATAGAGGTTAGTGAGTGAATTTAGTAATTCTGTTATAAATTATTAAACTGTTATACAAAAATAGACACAGCCACTGTTATGTAGTTCTTCCAATGGAGTCGAGATATATAAGTGGCCTGTTCTTTTATGAAATTCCAAAATCGACAAGTCAATTTATCAATCCGCTTTCCAGGGTTTAATAGAGATTAGAGATTGAATTTTGTTATTCTGTTATAAATGATTACActgttatacaaaaaacttgcacagccACTGTGATAAAGTTCTTCAAGTGGATTCAAGTTTTCTCTATACACACTATCCAGTTATTTATAAATGGCCCGTTGTTTTATGAAATTGCAAAATAGAGAAGTCAATTTGTCAATCCGCTTCCCAGTATTTTATAGAAATCAGTAATTGAATTTCGCTATTCTGTTATGAATGATTaaactgttatacaaaaaataatcacAGCCACTGTAATCAAGTTGTTCTAGTGGATTCAAGTTTTTTCTCTACATAATATCCAGTTATATTATAATTTGCCCGTTCTTTTATGAAATTCCAAAATAGAAAAGTCAATCATCTTTCCAGTGTATTATAGAGATAGATCAGTGATTGAATTTCGTAATTCTGTTATAAATGATTAAACTGATATACAAAAAACAGGCACAACTACTGTGATAAAGTTCTTCAAGTGGACTCAAGTTTGTTTTTACATACTATCCGGTTATATATAAATGGCTCGTTCTTTTATGTAAGTCAATCCGCTTTCCAGTCTATTATAGACATCAATGATTGAATTTCGTAATTCTTTTATAAATGATTAAACTGTAATACAAAAAGCCAAGATATTTTATTTACACGCTATGCAGTTTTATTATAACTGGCCcgttcttttatgaattttcaaaatagaGAATTCAATTTGTCAATCCGCTTTCCAGTATTTTATTGAGATCAGTGATTGAATTTCGTTATCCTGTTATAAAAGATTGAACTGTTATACAAAAAACAGACAGCCACTGGAAATTAATGATGAATTAATGTGAAAGCGAATCTATAGATTGCttattaggtctgtttgggtattGCCTAAatcagaaatatttctacttttgtaaaaaaaaatgtacaaaactaCACGATtccagagtacccaaacaggaattgggttaaaaatgttgaaaagagtaaaaatatttctattttaggcag includes the following:
- the LOC129916897 gene encoding interleukin enhancer-binding factor 2 homolog; protein product: MVRGIIRGGRGVMRGGIRPPFKKTFVPRHPFDLTLAEVLFPKVSPVVDDAALTSALLKRNQDLSPSPSEQTTIANLVSKVQAVLDNLVVAPGDFSTCQLDEVRQVGSFKKGTLITGNNVAEVVVILKTLPTKEACEALAKKVEAELKNAMKTEVLTKADQLTTTMHDRGFNIANWQAKVCVLIATIPQNIRKLEADIHLDPKAMQAHLAAIRHTRWFEENAHHSSIKVLIRILKDLTTRFDAFSPLSPWMLDLIAHLAIMNNPSRQALPINLAFRRVFQLLSAGLFLPGSAGITDPCEPGHIRVHTAMTLEQQDMCCLTAQTLLRVLAHGGYKHILGLEGNTSIAREMSVWDGVVVSPLEHVYEKPVDKKDGEDEDMEEVENAGVVEDDTMVE
- the LOC129916912 gene encoding ubiquinol-cytochrome-c reductase complex assembly factor 2, which codes for MSSQYRQFLKILEKWPLDKNKQGRDIAEHLRSLLPILQQPDRSTTAEQMEHINKQNDALNRLSKNIYFSTYKREHHSTATGLSANQCSQVLSSEFLQYLKEQKD